In the genome of Methanococcoides burtonii DSM 6242, the window CTTTGAAATATTTATCCTCCGCAACTATAAACCGTCTGGAAGCTCAAACTAAATTTTATGAGCTGCTAGAAAAATATATACAAATCTGCGAAATGCTGGATTCGGATAAAGAATTTTGTGTTAATATCAGTAAAGAGGATCAAATTCTATATAGTATTCTTAAAAAACAATATGGACAAAGAATTACGGGAAAAGGCACTCACTATTTTTTAAAATTGAAACTTTTGTTTTTACCTAGGCTTATACATTCCTTTTCTACGATTTTGTTTTCCAGTATTGTTAGCAGATTTAAACAAATTGATGAAAAAAAATATGATTCGATCATAAGAACATATTTTGATTATAGAAGCGTTGATGAGAATGGCCATTTAAAAGACCAGTATTTTGGAGAACTTATCAATGACTTGAAAAAAAGTAGTAAATTATTAATAGTCTACAAGATGCTAAGATGCAAGGACCTATTAAAGTTTATAAAGATGAAGTCATATGGTTTTGATGCAGTGGCATTAGAGTATTTCTTAAACATAATCACAATTTCAAGAGCATTTATTTATTTCTTGCAAAGCAATATAGAATTGAAAGATGATTTAAAGTACCGTGGTCACGACTGTAGCAAGTTACTACAATTATTCCTTAATGAAGACTATTTGACACTTAAGGGACTGGGCGTGTTCATTGAAAAGGAAGTTGCTATTAAAATGTTCGATCTTCATCCTCGAAATATATTGCTTCCTTATGAAAATCAAACATGGGAGAAAATATATCCATATATGAAAAATATCCTGCATCAGGATGCTAAAATCACAGGCTATCAGCACACAGGAGTCTCATATAAATTATTGAATTATTTCCCTAGTAAAGTAGAAAAACATTTGTTTGTTTTCCCAGATAAACTTGTGACTGTAGGAGCTATTATTAAGAACTTATTACAGGAACAAGCTAATTATCCATCTGAAATTGTCGTGGGTGGTGCATTAAGATTTAGTAAGCATTTTTCAAAATATGGAGATATTGAAGTAAAGTGCCCTGATAAGGTCATAAATAAAAAAATAGTGTATGCATTTTCATATGATATTACAAAATACACAAAAATAATAGATATGTTGACAGATATTTTTGGAAATACAGAAATTGTTGTATTATTAAAATTCCATCCCGACTATGTTGAAGAAGATATTTTGAAATCATTTAAAGATCGGCTTCCAAACAATTTTGTAGCTTCCGGCACTAAGAGTTGGATTGAAATATTTCAAATCGTGGATTTGGTTCTGTATGATGACAACTCTATAGCTTTTGAAGGAATTATCCATGGAGTTAAAACGTTCTCGATTGCTGATACGGAACAGATATATGACATCACTCGAAAATTTGGTTTTGATTCATGGAAAGAAAATGTAAATGAAAAGGACTTAATTGTTATTAAAGATCAATTAATCAATGGTAATTTTGATAAAATGTTTGATGTAACTGACATCCATTCATATATCAATATGTATTTTACAAAATATAATACTGAAGATCATTTTAATACATTTTTATGATATAACCATAGACTAAAAATACTTCGATTCATTTAGACCTTAAAAGCCGTGTAGAACCGATAAATCAGGACACTACCGAGGGTTATCTTATAAATAGTATAAAGTATAGAAAAGTAATTTATAGCTTACAAAGGAAATTCACATGCATAAGCAAATTAAAAAATGCCTTTTAATGATGCCTCCTGCCACCACATCTAAAGATAATATAGATATTAACCCTTTACCCCCAATTGGATTAGGATATATTGCATCTGTTATTGAAAAATTGGGAGTTGAAGTAAAAATCATAGATTGTCTTATGGAAGGGTGGAATCAACGAGAAGAAATTGGAGATGGGTTGATTAGAATTGGACTTTCAGAAAATCAAATTCGAGATATAATTTCTGATTATCAACCAGACCTAGTATGCGTTAACAACCAATTTTCGAAACAATATGAAAATGCTCACCTCATATACAGACTTGTTAAAGAAGTCGATAGCAACATTATAACACAAGCCGGCGGGGGACACCCTTCGGTCATGCCGAAAGAAACTTTACAAGATCAAAATCTCGATTTTGTAGTTCTTGGTGAAGGAGAAATTGTAGTCGAATGTTTTTTGAGATGTCTTCTTAACAAAGATGATGATTATAGCAAAATTGATGGATTGGGTTACAAAATAGATGGACAAATAATCATTAATCCTAAAACAACTTATATAGAAGACCTCGATTCATTACAATTTCCTGCACTTCACCTGATGAATCTAGAACATTATTTTGGACTTGATATGTCACATGGAAAAAGACATTCCAAAAGGTTCTACCCAATTATCACATCCAGAGGTTGTCCTGCTAAATGTACATTTTGTACAGCATATCGAGTATGGGGGAGAAAATATCGACATCGATCACCTGAAAACGTTATTGAAGAGATGAAATACGTTAAGGAAAAATACAATATAGAAGAATTATTGATAGAAGACGATAACTTCACAGCAAATCCAAAGAGAGCAGAAAAAATTTGTGACCTGATGATAGAGAATAAATTCAATTTCAAATGGGACACACCCAATGGAATTGCTGCCTTTGCTTTAAATGAAAAACTCATACGTAAAATGAAAAACGCTGGATGTTACAAAATTAACATTGCTGTTGAAAGTGGAAATCAAAACACATTGAACAATATAATTAAAAAACCATTGAAATTGGAAAAGGTGGAAGAAATTGTAAATATTTGTCGCAAAGTAGACATCGATTTTGGAATCTTCCTGATCCTAGGAATGCCAGGAGATAATTTAGAAGCTATGTGGGATAATTACAAATTCGCTAGAAAAATAAAAGTGTTCGATCCATTTATTTCTGTTGCAACTCCATATCCAGGAAGTGAAATATTTGATATTTGTGAAAGTAAAGGTTACTTTTCAGAAGAATTCAAACTAGAGAATCTTTTCATTAGAAGCTTCCCAATAAGAACTGAACAATGGACACCTGAAGATATTCAAAAACTAATGAAAAAAGGATATATATATCTCAAATTTTATCAGTTTTTAGATAATCCTTTTAACTTCACACGACTTTTTGCAGGGTTTGTTTTAGAAAAAGCAAAGAGAACGCTCAATTTGTAAACAACAGGCAGCAATATTAAAAGAAATAATGAAATTTTTGGTGAAAATATGCAAAATGTTCTTTTTAAAAATGCCTATAACGGAAAAAAAGTTATTGTAACCGGCAACACGGGTTTTAAAGGCTCATGGCTTAGCATTTGGCTTTCCCTCCTTGGTGCAAAAGTGTATGGATTATCAAATGATATCCCAAGCAAGCCATCCCACTTTGAAACTGCATCCTTGGATGAACATATAATCCATAATGAAATCGACATACGTTGCCTATATGATGTGAGAGAACTTATCAACGAGATCGAACCGGATTTCGTATTCCACCTTGCTGCCCAGCCAATAGTTCGTGCTTCATATAATGATCCGGTTGAAACAATTGAAACTAATGTCATTGGGACAATGAATATCCTGGAAGCATTGCGACTTTCGAATCATCCATGCATTGCTATAATGATAACCAGCGATAAATGTTATGATAATGTTGAATGGGTGTGGGGATATCGGGAAACTGACCCATTGGGTGGAGAAGACCCATATAGTGCTTCAAAAGGTGCTGCAGAACTAATCATAAAAACATATGCAAGATCTTTTTTCGACAAACCTAATAGTAACGTAAAGATAGCATCCGTTAGAGCAGGCAATGTAATTGGAGGCGGAGATTGGGCAAAGGATCGTATTGTTCCAGATTGTATCAGAGCATGGGGTGTAAAAGAAAAAGTACAGATTCGAAGCCCAAATGCAACGCGCCCATGGCAACATGTATTAGAACCACTTAGCGGATACCTTTATTTGGGTCAGAAACTGAATGAAGATAAATCATTGAATGGAGAACCATTTAATTTTGGACCAGCCACTAACCAAAATTATACCGTTGCTGAATTGATAAGTAAAATGCAAGAATACTGGGAAGATGCAGAGATACAGATAGATACTGGTAATGCATCTAAACAAAAGGAAGCTAACCTTCTGAAATTATGTTGCGATAAAGCACTCCATGTTTTGGGATGGCAGGCAACT includes:
- a CDS encoding B12-binding domain-containing radical SAM protein gives rise to the protein MMPPATTSKDNIDINPLPPIGLGYIASVIEKLGVEVKIIDCLMEGWNQREEIGDGLIRIGLSENQIRDIISDYQPDLVCVNNQFSKQYENAHLIYRLVKEVDSNIITQAGGGHPSVMPKETLQDQNLDFVVLGEGEIVVECFLRCLLNKDDDYSKIDGLGYKIDGQIIINPKTTYIEDLDSLQFPALHLMNLEHYFGLDMSHGKRHSKRFYPIITSRGCPAKCTFCTAYRVWGRKYRHRSPENVIEEMKYVKEKYNIEELLIEDDNFTANPKRAEKICDLMIENKFNFKWDTPNGIAAFALNEKLIRKMKNAGCYKINIAVESGNQNTLNNIIKKPLKLEKVEEIVNICRKVDIDFGIFLILGMPGDNLEAMWDNYKFARKIKVFDPFISVATPYPGSEIFDICESKGYFSEEFKLENLFIRSFPIRTEQWTPEDIQKLMKKGYIYLKFYQFLDNPFNFTRLFAGFVLEKAKRTLNL
- the rfbG gene encoding CDP-glucose 4,6-dehydratase, with the protein product MQNVLFKNAYNGKKVIVTGNTGFKGSWLSIWLSLLGAKVYGLSNDIPSKPSHFETASLDEHIIHNEIDIRCLYDVRELINEIEPDFVFHLAAQPIVRASYNDPVETIETNVIGTMNILEALRLSNHPCIAIMITSDKCYDNVEWVWGYRETDPLGGEDPYSASKGAAELIIKTYARSFFDKPNSNVKIASVRAGNVIGGGDWAKDRIVPDCIRAWGVKEKVQIRSPNATRPWQHVLEPLSGYLYLGQKLNEDKSLNGEPFNFGPATNQNYTVAELISKMQEYWEDAEIQIDTGNASKQKEANLLKLCCDKALHVLGWQATLDFEKTVKFTVDWYRSYYTTDTDIFELSCQQISDYVNFAMEQGQSWVKHND